In Corylus avellana chromosome ca2, CavTom2PMs-1.0, the following proteins share a genomic window:
- the LOC132170084 gene encoding uncharacterized protein LOC132170084 codes for MAGFKFEVFPAVELNITLGILVTVDNRNYGSSKYQNATAYISYRGEVVAEAPIADDTIPARGKHNISTTMNLIPDKFVKNPYFLADAVGTGILNFTSTTTLHGKVSLFKLVKMKGTSFCTCDISIFVMPKTVNSVCKAKFTL; via the coding sequence ATGGCAGGcttcaaatttgaagtatttCCGGCGGTGGAGCTAAACATAACATTAGGAATATTGGTGACGGTTGATAATCGCAACTATGGAAGCTCCAAGTACCAAAACGCCACGGCTTATATCAGTTATCGTGGAGAAGTCGTCGCCGAAGCTCCGATAGCGGATGACACAATTCCGGCTCGTGGGAAGCATAATATAAGCACCACCATGAATCTAATACCAGATAAGTTCGTAAAGAATCCGTATTTTTTGGCTGACGCAGTTGGTACTGGGATCTTGAATTTTACTTCCACCACCACGTTGCATGGGAAAGTCAGCTTATTCAAGCTAGTCAAGATGAAAGGTACCAGCTTTTGCACGTGTGACATCTCCATCTTTGTTATGCCCAAGACCGTTAATTCAGTTTG